A genomic region of Amblyraja radiata isolate CabotCenter1 chromosome 16, sAmbRad1.1.pri, whole genome shotgun sequence contains the following coding sequences:
- the LOC116982033 gene encoding slit homolog 2 protein-like, with the protein MNPIITICLGALLSILKIDGFKMCPHRCSCYDFSHFVDCKRRSLTAIPRDNPHGIWMLDIRYNNLTELLDGAFRGQWSTRIVLLAGNGIQHIQSGAFESLNFLEILDLDQNRIKYLPGYFSDSLEHLIELRLSNNLIEYMHGNSMRNLENLQKLDLSGNWITAMETGVFRGLSKLRTLLLNNNRLVVIEDGYFLILQSLEALHLENNTISAIQGEAFSSLRSLNLLCLNGNRLSHIKFKTFLNIQTQGTHLQLADNRWACDCDLQRVFVKFFSVRHLHVDDYSNITCSEPGHLQGQSLLAVDSQLCVAETATVLVITGTVLVTVIAAIVMAERNRNKTRNKSWNDNDGPSDPQEK; encoded by the coding sequence ATGAACCCAATAATTACCATTTGCCTCGGTGCCTTGTTAAGCATCCTGAAGATCGATGGATTTAAAATGTGCCCCCACCGTTGCTCCTGCTACGATTTCTCCCACTTTGTGGACTGTAAAAGGCGGTCGCTGACTGCTATCCCGAGGGATAACCCTCATGGCATTTGGATGCTGGATATCAGATACAACAACCTGACGGAACTCCTCGACGGTGCCTTCCGCGGCCAGTGGTCCACGCGGATTGTCCTGCTGGCTGGCAATGGAATCCAACACATCCAGTCAGGAGCATTTGAGTCCTTGAATTTTCTGGAAATCTTGGATCTGGATCAAAATCGGATAAAGTATCTACCGGGCTATTTTTCTGACAGTCTGGAGCACTTGATAGAGCTGAGGTTGTCCAATAACCTAATTGAATACATGCACGGGAACAGCATGCGGAATCTAGAAAACCTGCAGAAGTTGGACCTGAGTGGCAACTGGATCACGGCGATGGAAACGGGGGTTTTCCGAGGTCTGTCCAAACTGCGAACCCTGTTGCTGAATAACAACAGGTTGGTTGTCATTGAGGATGGTTACTTCCTCATCCTCCAGAGCCTGGAAGCTCTCCACTTGGAGAATAATACCATTTCGGCCATTCAGGGAGAAGCCTTTAGTTCTCTGCGGAGCTTGAACCTCCTGTGTTTGAACGGGAACCGCTTGAGTCACATCAAGTTCAAAACGTTTCTGAACATCCAGACCCAGGGCACTCACCTGCAGCTCGCTGACAATCGCTGGGCGTGCGACTGTGATCTTCAGAGAGTCTTCGTGAAGTTCTTTAGCGTCCGCCACCTACACGTGGACGATTACAGCAACATCACTTGCTCGGAGCCCGGACATCTCCAGGGTCAGTCGCTGTTGGCCGTGGATTCCCAGCTGTGTGTGGCCGAGACCGCCACCGTGCTGGTGATCACAGGCACCGTGCTAGTCACCGTGATCGCCGCCATCGTCATGGCCGAGAGGAACCGAAATAAAACCAGGAACAAGAGCTGGAACGACAACGATGGGCCCTCCGACCCACAGGAGAAGTGA